A stretch of Pseudoprevotella muciniphila DNA encodes these proteins:
- a CDS encoding GDP-L-fucose synthase family protein, translating into MINKNAKIYVAGHRGLVGSAIWKNLSDRGFTNLIGRTHAELDLLDGAAVRAFFDAERPDAVVLAAAHVGGIMANSRYRADFIYQNLQIQQNVIGESFRHDVQKLLFLGSTCIYPRNARQPMSEDALLTSPLEYTNEPYAIAKIAGLKLCESFSLQYGCNYIAVMPTNLYGPRDNFHLERSHVLPAMLRKVHLSHLLLEGNETALRRDLMLRPVEGIDGQAAMSDIETVLKKYGIERETVMLWGTGTPLREFLWSEEMADASVHVLLNVDFADTYAPDDTEVRNCHINVGTGREHTIRQVAEFVVDTIGYKGELRWDASKPDGTPRKLTDVSKLHQLGWHHKIELQEGVSLLYKWYLKGEL; encoded by the coding sequence ATGATCAACAAGAATGCCAAAATATATGTTGCTGGCCATCGTGGGTTGGTGGGTTCTGCCATTTGGAAAAATCTGAGTGATCGCGGTTTCACGAACCTCATTGGCAGGACACATGCCGAACTCGATTTGCTGGATGGCGCGGCTGTACGTGCCTTTTTCGATGCAGAGCGACCCGATGCCGTGGTGCTCGCAGCAGCGCATGTAGGCGGCATAATGGCGAACAGCCGCTATCGCGCCGACTTTATCTATCAGAATCTTCAGATACAGCAGAACGTCATAGGAGAAAGTTTCCGCCACGACGTACAGAAATTGCTCTTTCTCGGAAGCACTTGCATCTATCCGCGTAATGCGCGGCAACCCATGAGCGAAGACGCACTCTTAACTTCGCCACTCGAATATACTAACGAACCATACGCTATTGCCAAGATTGCCGGACTGAAACTTTGTGAGAGTTTCTCGCTGCAATATGGCTGCAACTACATTGCCGTGATGCCTACCAACCTCTATGGACCTCGCGACAATTTTCACCTCGAGCGGAGCCATGTGCTCCCCGCTATGCTGCGTAAGGTGCACCTCTCCCATCTCCTCCTCGAAGGCAACGAAACAGCCCTGCGCCGCGACCTCATGCTGCGACCCGTGGAAGGTATCGACGGACAAGCCGCAATGAGCGATATAGAAACAGTGCTGAAGAAGTACGGCATAGAGCGCGAAACAGTAATGCTCTGGGGAACAGGCACACCCCTGCGCGAGTTCCTCTGGAGCGAGGAGATGGCAGATGCCAGCGTGCACGTGCTACTCAACGTTGACTTTGCCGACACTTACGCGCCCGACGACACAGAGGTACGGAATTGCCACATCAACGTTGGCACGGGACGGGAGCACACCATCCGGCAGGTTGCTGAATTTGTAGTAGATACCATTGGCTACAAAGGTGAACTGCGGTGGGACGCTTCAAAACCAGACGGCACACCCCGAAAACTTACCGACGTGAGCAAACTGCACCAATTGGGCTGGCACCACAAGATAGAACTGCAGGAAGGAGTTAGTTTGCTTTATAAGTGGTATCTCAAAGGCGAACTCTGA
- the gmd gene encoding GDP-mannose 4,6-dehydratase, with protein MKKVALITGITGQDGSFLAEFLLEKGYEVHGIMRRSSSFNTGRIEHLYLDEWVRDMKKARLINLHWGDMTDSSSLVRIIRQVEPTEIYNLAAQSHVKVSFDVPEYTADADALGVLRLLEAVRICGLEHKCRIYQASTSELYGKVQEVPQSETTPFYPRSPYGVAKQYGFWIVKNYRESYGMYCVNGILFNHESERRGETFVTRKITLAAARIAQGFQDRLYLGNLNALRDWGYARDYVECMWLMLQQDVPEDYVIATGEYHTVREFCQLAFREAGIELRFEGEGLQEKGIDTATGKVLVEVDPKYFRPAEVEQLLGDPTKAKTRLGWNPHKTSLAELVHIMVEHDLRFTRKLYLRPKEL; from the coding sequence ATGAAAAAAGTTGCTTTAATTACAGGTATTACAGGGCAAGATGGATCTTTCCTTGCAGAATTTCTTCTTGAAAAAGGTTATGAGGTTCATGGCATTATGCGTAGGTCTTCATCGTTCAACACAGGGCGAATAGAGCACCTTTATCTTGACGAATGGGTGCGCGACATGAAAAAAGCTCGCCTCATCAACTTGCATTGGGGCGATATGACCGATTCTTCTTCGCTTGTACGCATTATTCGCCAAGTGGAACCTACAGAAATTTACAACCTCGCTGCCCAAAGCCATGTTAAAGTATCTTTCGATGTGCCAGAATACACCGCTGATGCCGATGCACTCGGTGTATTACGACTATTAGAGGCTGTTCGCATTTGTGGTTTAGAACACAAGTGCCGCATTTACCAAGCCAGCACGAGCGAACTCTATGGAAAAGTGCAGGAAGTTCCTCAAAGCGAAACCACACCTTTCTATCCACGTTCACCCTACGGTGTAGCTAAACAATATGGTTTCTGGATTGTGAAGAACTATCGCGAAAGTTATGGCATGTATTGTGTGAACGGCATTCTTTTCAACCATGAGAGCGAGCGACGTGGTGAGACCTTCGTAACGCGCAAGATAACACTTGCTGCAGCGCGTATAGCACAAGGTTTTCAAGACAGACTTTATCTCGGCAATTTGAATGCCTTACGCGATTGGGGCTATGCTCGCGATTATGTGGAATGCATGTGGCTCATGCTTCAGCAAGATGTACCTGAAGACTATGTCATTGCCACAGGAGAGTATCACACAGTTCGCGAATTTTGCCAATTGGCTTTCCGAGAGGCAGGCATTGAGTTGCGTTTTGAAGGAGAAGGATTGCAGGAGAAAGGCATAGACACCGCAACGGGAAAAGTGCTTGTAGAAGTTGATCCAAAATACTTCCGACCGGCAGAAGTAGAACAATTGCTCGGTGATCCAACAAAGGCTAAAACGCGTCTTGGATGGAATCCACACAAGACCAGTCTTGCAGAACTTGTCCACATCATGGTGGAACACGATTTGCGTTTTACACGCAAACTCTATCTTCGTCCAAAAGAACTCTAA
- a CDS encoding DUF4878 domain-containing protein, producing MKQLFKVFIAILAFASLTSFQDIEVQPIPIVKGNPAYVVNEFYNHLVNFEFKHLGQYVYIDDQLDYGMKKSKVEKEANERLQRRYESAPRIKSFSIKDESVKNNNALVQVLIKYHNGEFGEETYTLRKDHSGEWKICFDHGASFNPDESAAKTTETVTTVKRIITTYDEDGNVISREEEIVNE from the coding sequence ATGAAACAATTATTCAAAGTGTTCATCGCCATTTTGGCATTTGCTTCTCTCACATCATTTCAAGACATAGAAGTACAGCCCATACCCATAGTAAAAGGCAATCCTGCTTACGTGGTCAACGAATTCTACAACCATTTGGTCAATTTCGAATTCAAGCATCTCGGACAATATGTCTATATCGACGACCAACTCGACTACGGCATGAAGAAGTCGAAGGTGGAGAAAGAAGCCAATGAGAGACTACAAAGAAGATACGAATCGGCACCTCGCATCAAGTCGTTCAGCATCAAGGACGAGTCTGTCAAAAATAACAACGCACTTGTGCAAGTGCTTATAAAATACCATAACGGCGAATTTGGAGAAGAAACCTATACATTACGCAAAGACCACAGTGGCGAATGGAAAATCTGTTTCGACCATGGAGCATCATTCAACCCTGACGAATCTGCTGCAAAGACCACTGAAACAGTGACTACAGTAAAGCGTATCATCACGACATACGATGAGGACGGCAATGTTATCAGCAGAGAAGAAGAAATCGTGAACGAATAA
- a CDS encoding DUF4878 domain-containing protein gives MPTFSLKNIKLTNKQKNILITAVCVMLTVLILLLIFRKDEFKIQAGSPAETMSEFYNYIQKGDIDKAATLIDRSKIYHGRDVKLSEEEENRQATDLLYTYINGVHINSYKITGENIVGDTAIVVIKTDGIGPIHGDKYTLIRKDSVWKVVL, from the coding sequence ATGCCCACCTTCTCGCTCAAGAACATCAAACTGACAAACAAACAGAAGAATATTCTGATAACTGCAGTGTGCGTTATGCTGACAGTACTTATCCTCCTCCTGATTTTCCGAAAGGATGAGTTTAAGATACAAGCCGGAAGCCCTGCCGAAACAATGAGCGAGTTCTACAACTACATACAGAAAGGAGACATCGACAAGGCCGCCACGCTAATTGACCGCTCAAAAATCTATCATGGCAGAGACGTAAAACTCTCTGAAGAAGAGGAAAACCGACAAGCAACCGACCTACTTTATACATACATCAATGGTGTGCATATCAACAGTTACAAAATCACTGGAGAAAACATCGTCGGCGACACTGCCATAGTTGTCATTAAAACTGATGGCATCGGACCCATCCACGGCGACAAATACACCTTAATCAGGAAAGACAGTGTATGGAAAGTGGTCTTATAA
- a CDS encoding HD family phosphohydrolase, whose protein sequence is MAKDPEKSIFDNSIQYLTIITTVIVSVILLTLTLPPPNSVSLSSYSDGEVWGRKALIADEAFPLYKSEAEIKAQKDSIRKHFKPYFKINVSQVDSSLAIVSSKAKDDQFAQFPPAYINYIKEGIKTAYERGIVSANELNEAKSKGQTEINVALDKESNLYDIDSLFTPQTAYEYVMNRDSAHFKREILNAIFSEFDHDNTVLITPNIILNAEMSASQLNSRLAEVGETKSSVKKGEKIIDYGEVIDAEKKVRIDSYVRMINEKNLSSKEGQTELLVGRALFFLGLLLALGVFLYIFRRDILRNKRSVMLIFTLVTIFPLITHLLLLFQMLNVYLLPFAMVAIFMCIFFDARTAFMALLTTILISSLGLSNPYEFVLIEVVAGLTAIFTVSELTERSELLKITLYITIVSLVFSLVFDLAQGRQIHELQGAHYQYITGGGIMILCSYPLLYLLERVFGFNSQMTLIELMNINNDILSQLSQNAQGTFNHSMNVANLATDVAKKIGAKVQLVRCGAFYHDIGKMANPTFFTENQMGVNPHDAIADEKESAKIIISHVAEGVRIAKEHNLPKEIIDFILTHHGRGYTKYFYDQWRNKQNHGKDDIEAFTYPGPNPLTKEQAILMMSDAVEATARSLKDYTAKSIFDMVNRIVQRQIDNGYFKRCPISFIELELAKRTLIDSLKKMYHTRIAYPDEKPVEEAEKSVKNN, encoded by the coding sequence ATGGCAAAGGATCCAGAAAAATCCATATTCGACAACAGCATCCAATACCTCACCATCATCACTACGGTGATTGTATCGGTCATCCTGCTCACACTCACACTTCCCCCGCCCAACAGCGTGAGCCTGTCGTCCTATTCAGACGGCGAGGTGTGGGGAAGGAAAGCCTTGATTGCTGACGAGGCTTTCCCGCTCTACAAGTCGGAAGCAGAGATAAAGGCACAAAAGGACAGCATCAGGAAACACTTCAAGCCATACTTCAAAATAAATGTATCGCAAGTTGACTCTTCGCTTGCCATTGTTTCTTCAAAAGCGAAAGATGACCAATTCGCACAATTCCCTCCCGCGTATATCAACTATATCAAGGAAGGCATCAAGACTGCGTACGAAAGGGGTATAGTCTCTGCCAACGAACTGAACGAAGCCAAAAGCAAGGGACAGACGGAAATTAACGTTGCGCTGGACAAAGAGAGCAACCTTTATGACATCGACTCCCTTTTCACACCGCAAACGGCATACGAGTATGTCATGAACCGCGATTCTGCACACTTTAAACGTGAAATTCTCAATGCCATTTTTTCAGAATTCGACCACGACAACACCGTCCTCATCACCCCCAACATCATTCTGAATGCTGAGATGAGTGCCTCCCAACTCAACAGCCGCCTGGCAGAAGTGGGAGAAACGAAAAGCAGTGTGAAGAAGGGCGAAAAAATTATCGACTATGGAGAAGTGATTGATGCAGAGAAAAAGGTTCGTATCGATTCATACGTGAGAATGATAAACGAAAAGAACCTGTCGAGCAAAGAAGGTCAGACAGAACTCCTCGTAGGGCGGGCGCTCTTCTTCCTCGGGCTTTTGCTTGCCTTGGGTGTGTTTCTCTACATCTTCCGACGCGACATCTTGCGAAACAAGCGGAGTGTCATGCTCATTTTCACGTTAGTTACCATCTTCCCGCTTATCACACATCTGCTCCTGTTGTTCCAGATGCTCAACGTCTATCTGCTGCCATTTGCTATGGTAGCGATTTTCATGTGCATATTCTTCGATGCAAGAACGGCATTCATGGCTCTTCTCACTACGATACTTATTTCATCGCTCGGACTGAGCAACCCATACGAGTTCGTGCTCATCGAAGTGGTGGCGGGTCTTACTGCCATCTTTACCGTATCCGAACTCACGGAGCGCTCAGAATTGCTCAAGATAACGCTCTATATCACCATCGTGAGTCTGGTTTTCTCATTGGTGTTCGACCTCGCACAAGGGCGACAGATTCATGAATTGCAAGGCGCACATTACCAATACATCACGGGTGGTGGCATCATGATCCTCTGCTCCTACCCCTTGCTCTACTTACTGGAACGGGTGTTTGGCTTCAATTCTCAGATGACCTTGATAGAACTGATGAACATCAACAACGACATTTTGAGCCAACTCTCTCAAAACGCTCAAGGCACCTTCAACCACTCAATGAACGTGGCAAACCTTGCCACCGACGTGGCCAAGAAGATTGGAGCAAAGGTGCAACTCGTGCGGTGTGGAGCCTTCTACCACGACATTGGCAAGATGGCGAACCCAACGTTCTTCACAGAGAACCAGATGGGAGTAAATCCACACGATGCCATCGCCGATGAGAAGGAAAGCGCAAAAATCATCATCAGTCATGTCGCGGAGGGCGTCAGAATAGCCAAAGAGCACAACCTTCCGAAGGAAATTATCGACTTCATCCTGACACACCATGGTAGAGGTTATACGAAATACTTCTACGACCAATGGCGTAACAAGCAAAACCACGGCAAGGACGACATCGAAGCATTCACATATCCTGGTCCCAACCCGCTTACTAAAGAACAGGCTATTCTGATGATGAGCGACGCAGTAGAAGCCACAGCACGCAGTCTGAAGGACTATACAGCCAAGAGCATCTTCGATATGGTGAACAGGATTGTACAGCGACAGATAGATAATGGTTACTTCAAGCGCTGTCCCATCAGTTTTATCGAACTGGAACTCGCCAAACGCACACTTATCGACAGCCTGAAAAAGATGTATCATACACGCATCGCCTACCCAGATGAGAAACCCGTTGAAGAGGCAGAAAAGTCCGTGAAGAATAACTAA
- a CDS encoding phosphatase PAP2 family protein: protein MEHRPTGLLGIEKVTLGYILFTTILIGIFWTGMNSPLTMLGIRGCVILLIAAIYGIYQFRPTKTTYFIRQVALLFLLPYWYPETYEFCRQFPNLDHIFAGIDLELFGCQPSMVFSEVLPGKIWSELFNAGYFAYFPMIFICVLLTLFGKRKYLGQTVSVILICFFFYYTIYIFLPVAGPYYYFPTIGHDAMVSGQYPELHDYFRTHIQLPPSASATDGFFKSLVSLTQESGERPTAAFPSSHVGMSTIVMLLTYRLRKGTFWIFLPLYILLCGATVYISAHYLIDSICGLISAPIFLTIAFKIYRRIDDGDARAEYLVGW from the coding sequence ATGGAACATCGACCCACAGGTCTTTTAGGTATAGAAAAAGTTACATTAGGCTATATCCTTTTTACCACTATTCTGATTGGTATCTTCTGGACGGGCATGAATTCACCGCTCACAATGCTTGGCATACGTGGGTGCGTCATACTGCTAATTGCTGCGATATATGGCATCTACCAGTTCCGACCCACAAAAACGACCTACTTCATACGCCAGGTAGCACTCTTGTTCTTGTTGCCATATTGGTATCCTGAAACGTATGAGTTCTGCCGCCAATTCCCCAATCTGGACCACATCTTCGCCGGCATCGACCTTGAATTGTTTGGCTGCCAGCCGTCCATGGTGTTCAGCGAGGTGCTTCCCGGTAAAATATGGAGTGAACTGTTCAATGCAGGTTATTTCGCTTATTTTCCAATGATTTTCATCTGTGTCCTGCTGACACTTTTCGGCAAGCGCAAATACTTGGGTCAGACGGTGTCCGTCATACTCATCTGTTTCTTCTTTTATTACACCATTTACATTTTCCTGCCTGTGGCAGGACCTTATTACTATTTCCCCACCATCGGGCACGATGCTATGGTTTCCGGGCAATATCCCGAACTCCACGATTATTTCCGAACCCACATACAACTTCCACCCTCTGCTTCTGCCACAGACGGGTTCTTCAAAAGCCTCGTCTCACTCACTCAGGAAAGCGGAGAGAGACCCACTGCCGCCTTCCCCTCGAGCCACGTGGGTATGAGCACCATCGTCATGCTGCTCACTTACCGCCTCAGAAAGGGTACGTTCTGGATATTCCTGCCACTGTATATCCTGCTTTGTGGCGCTACGGTGTACATCAGTGCACACTATCTCATCGACTCCATCTGCGGCCTCATCTCTGCACCCATCTTCCTCACCATCGCATTCAAAATATATCGACGCATAGACGACGGCGACGCAAGGGCAGAGTATTTGGTGGGTTGGTAA
- a CDS encoding NAD-dependent epimerase/dehydratase family protein, whose protein sequence is MFRYFFATFAAVNFKGEKILVTGASGFIGSFIVERLLELGAEVWAGVRQSSSREYLQDSRIKFLELDFSDKGTLSDQLKSHGPWHHVIHAAGATKCKNAADFFTINTDGTRHFAEALIETQTIKGRFIYFSSLSVFGPVRQEPTGNGKFHYAKITESDTPMPNSAYGQSKLRAEAALEAIKDLDYVILRPTGVYGPREKDYFLMAKSIRQHIDFSVGFKPQEITFIFVRDLVDAACLALSNGPSRRAYFLTDGEVYDSRAFSNLLQAEMGVRCVLHIKAPLWLLHGVCKISGTLAKWRGKTTTLNMDKYHILRQRNWQCDIQPAQELLGYVPKYKLEEGVKESVAWYKKAGWL, encoded by the coding sequence TTGTTTCGCTATTTTTTCGCTACCTTTGCAGCCGTGAATTTCAAGGGCGAAAAGATACTGGTCACTGGTGCTTCGGGCTTTATCGGCAGTTTCATTGTGGAGCGGCTACTGGAACTCGGGGCAGAAGTGTGGGCTGGTGTTCGGCAATCAAGCAGTCGTGAATACTTACAAGATTCACGTATCAAGTTTCTCGAGTTAGATTTCTCTGACAAAGGCACGCTCTCTGATCAACTGAAAAGCCATGGTCCTTGGCACCATGTCATTCATGCCGCAGGAGCCACAAAATGTAAAAACGCTGCTGATTTCTTCACTATCAACACGGATGGCACCCGTCATTTTGCTGAAGCACTCATTGAGACACAAACCATCAAGGGTCGTTTCATCTATTTCAGTTCGCTGAGTGTGTTCGGACCTGTACGTCAAGAACCCACAGGCAACGGAAAGTTTCATTATGCCAAGATAACGGAAAGCGATACTCCCATGCCCAACAGTGCGTATGGTCAGAGCAAACTACGCGCTGAAGCCGCCCTTGAAGCCATAAAGGATCTGGATTATGTCATCCTTCGTCCCACGGGGGTTTATGGTCCTCGCGAAAAGGACTACTTCTTGATGGCGAAAAGCATCAGGCAGCACATCGACTTTTCCGTTGGCTTCAAACCACAGGAAATCACGTTCATCTTTGTACGCGACCTCGTGGATGCCGCTTGCCTTGCGCTTAGCAATGGGCCCTCCCGACGGGCTTATTTCCTGACCGACGGCGAAGTGTACGATAGTCGTGCCTTTAGCAATCTACTCCAAGCCGAGATGGGAGTGCGCTGTGTTCTTCATATAAAGGCTCCCTTGTGGCTGCTCCACGGAGTTTGCAAAATTTCGGGCACACTGGCTAAATGGCGAGGAAAAACCACCACGCTCAATATGGACAAATACCACATCCTGCGGCAACGCAACTGGCAGTGCGACATCCAGCCTGCTCAGGAGTTGCTTGGCTATGTCCCCAAATACAAACTTGAGGAAGGTGTGAAAGAGAGTGTGGCATGGTATAAGAAAGCAGGATGGTTATAG
- a CDS encoding WecB/TagA/CpsF family glycosyltransferase, which yields MVEKFFGINYEFDFDAAIASIDEKLRVGETGYICVSDGVILNTYHRNEGYRNVVDNAMFSICDSSYVPIYIRRIYGLERKQCSGTKFMELIVSQRKYTMAFVGGDKTILESLKENLMKMNPDVENMLFYELPFCKVADFDYEGIAAEINEAAPDIVFVSLGAPKQEFFMSFLDPHLKRGVSIAVGAAFKFHSGKGEKRAPKWMLKCHLEFLHRIFEDPKKQIPRCFWILRTTPGILWREWRKVRKERRQTKNKEE from the coding sequence ATGGTAGAAAAGTTTTTTGGTATCAACTACGAATTTGACTTCGATGCAGCCATAGCCAGCATCGATGAGAAGTTGCGTGTTGGAGAAACAGGCTACATCTGTGTATCGGACGGCGTCATACTCAACACCTACCATCGGAACGAAGGATACAGAAATGTTGTGGACAATGCCATGTTCTCCATTTGCGACAGCAGTTATGTGCCAATATATATAAGGAGGATATATGGGTTGGAGCGGAAGCAATGCAGTGGAACGAAATTCATGGAACTCATCGTTTCCCAAAGAAAATATACCATGGCATTCGTCGGAGGCGATAAGACTATCCTTGAGTCGCTCAAGGAGAACCTCATGAAGATGAACCCAGATGTGGAGAATATGCTTTTCTACGAACTGCCTTTCTGCAAGGTGGCAGACTTCGATTATGAAGGCATAGCAGCAGAAATCAATGAAGCAGCCCCTGATATTGTGTTTGTCTCTCTTGGTGCACCGAAGCAGGAATTCTTTATGTCGTTTCTTGACCCCCACCTCAAGCGTGGCGTAAGCATAGCAGTAGGGGCGGCATTCAAGTTTCATAGCGGCAAAGGAGAGAAACGTGCTCCGAAGTGGATGCTTAAATGCCATCTTGAATTCCTCCACCGCATATTCGAAGACCCCAAGAAGCAAATACCACGTTGTTTCTGGATTCTTCGCACAACGCCCGGGATACTTTGGCGCGAATGGCGAAAAGTGAGAAAAGAGCGCCGGCAAACCAAGAATAAAGAGGAGTAA